One Desulfuromonadales bacterium DNA segment encodes these proteins:
- a CDS encoding LysR substrate-binding domain-containing protein, with translation HDRLELGLVGALLKEQRLDCDEAFADELVLTLPPGHLWAGRSSVRPEELEAEPFILRESGSGTRLVMSQALREHGFDPARLRVVAEMGSSEAVRQGIRFRLGISILSSLAVAEDVRRGDLVTVPLEGVRIRRPFYLVRRKGRQLSPLALAFYEHLRLAGVKAEG, from the coding sequence GCATGACCGCCTGGAGCTGGGGCTGGTTGGCGCCCTTCTGAAAGAACAGCGTCTCGACTGCGACGAGGCGTTCGCCGACGAGCTGGTGCTCACGCTCCCCCCCGGCCATCTCTGGGCGGGGCGCTCGTCGGTCCGCCCAGAGGAGCTGGAGGCCGAGCCCTTCATCCTGCGCGAATCGGGTTCGGGGACGCGCCTGGTGATGAGCCAGGCGCTGCGTGAGCACGGCTTCGACCCGGCGCGGCTGCGCGTGGTGGCCGAGATGGGGAGCAGCGAGGCAGTCCGCCAGGGGATCCGCTTCCGCCTCGGCATCTCCATCCTCTCCTCGCTGGCCGTCGCCGAAGACGTGCGGCGCGGTGACCTGGTGACCGTACCCCTCGAAGGGGTACGCATTCGGCGGCCCTTCTACCTGGTGCGCCGCAAGGGACGCCAGCTCTCGCCACTGGCCCTCGCTTTTTACGAGCACCTCCGGCTGGCCGGTGTGAAGGCTGAAGGCTGA